A window from Sinorhizobium fredii encodes these proteins:
- a CDS encoding peroxiredoxin: MLGRKVPVVTFRTRVRDESVGGSNPFRWQDVSSNDYFVGKRVVLFSLPGAFTPTCSTYQLPDFEKLTPEFRALGIDEIYCISVNDAFVMNAWGKSQGLENVKLIPDGSGEFTRKMGMLVAKDNLGFGMRSWRYAAIVNNGTVEQWFEEEGYSDNCDSDPYGVSSPQNILEALKSQKIAA, from the coding sequence ATGCTCGGCAGAAAAGTTCCCGTTGTAACCTTCCGCACCCGCGTCCGCGACGAATCCGTTGGCGGTTCCAATCCGTTCCGCTGGCAGGATGTCTCGTCGAACGACTATTTCGTCGGCAAGCGCGTCGTCTTGTTCTCGCTGCCGGGCGCCTTCACCCCGACCTGCTCGACCTACCAGCTGCCGGATTTCGAGAAGCTGACGCCCGAGTTCCGCGCGCTCGGCATCGACGAGATCTATTGCATCTCGGTCAACGACGCCTTCGTCATGAACGCCTGGGGCAAATCGCAGGGGCTGGAAAACGTCAAGCTCATTCCGGACGGTTCGGGCGAGTTCACCCGCAAGATGGGCATGCTGGTCGCCAAGGACAATCTCGGCTTCGGCATGCGCTCCTGGCGCTACGCCGCCATCGTCAATAACGGCACGGTCGAGCAGTGGTTCGAAGAGGAAGGCTATTCCGACAATTGCGATAGCGACCCCTATGGCGTTTCCTCGCCGCAGAACATTCTCGAGGCGCTGAAGTCGCAGAAGATCGCTGCCTGA
- the ureC gene encoding urease subunit alpha, with product MSYKMSRAAYANMFGPTVGDRVRLADTELFIEVEKDFTTYGEEVKFGGGKVIRDGMGQSQVTREGGAVDTVITNALIVDHWGIVKADIGLKDGRIAAIGKAGNPDTQPGVNIIVGPGTEAIAGEGKIVTAGGMDSHIHFICPQQIEEALMSGLTCMLGGGTGPAHGTLATTCTPGPWHIARMIEAADAFPMNLAFAGKGNASLPGALVEMVLGGATSLKLHEDWGTTPGAIDCCLSVADEYDVQVMIHTDTLNESGFVEDTIAAIKGRTIHAFHTEGAGGGHAPDIIKICGQPNVIPSSTNPTRPYTQNTLAEHLDMLMVCHHLSPSIPEDIAFAESRIRKETIAAEDILHDIGAFSIISSDSQAMGRVGEVAIRTWQTADKMKRQRGRLKEETGDNDNFRVKRYVAKYTINPAIAHGLSHEIGSLEVGKRADLVIWNPAFFGVKPDMVLLGGTIAAAPMGDPNASIPTPQPVHYRPMFGAYGRSRTNSSVTFVSQASLDAGLAGRLGVAKELVAVQNTRGGIGKASMIHNGLTPHVEVDPETYEVRADGVLLTCEPATVLPMAQRYFLF from the coding sequence ATGTCCTACAAAATGTCGCGCGCGGCCTATGCCAACATGTTCGGTCCGACGGTCGGCGACAGGGTGCGGCTTGCCGACACGGAGCTCTTCATTGAGGTTGAGAAGGACTTCACCACCTATGGCGAAGAGGTGAAGTTCGGCGGCGGCAAGGTCATCCGCGACGGCATGGGCCAGAGCCAGGTGACGCGCGAGGGCGGCGCGGTCGATACGGTCATCACCAACGCGCTGATCGTCGACCACTGGGGCATCGTCAAGGCGGATATCGGCCTGAAGGACGGGCGGATCGCGGCAATAGGAAAGGCCGGCAATCCCGATACGCAGCCGGGCGTGAACATCATCGTCGGACCGGGCACCGAGGCGATCGCCGGCGAGGGCAAGATCGTCACGGCCGGCGGCATGGATAGCCATATCCATTTCATCTGCCCGCAGCAGATCGAAGAGGCGCTGATGAGCGGGCTCACCTGCATGCTCGGTGGCGGCACGGGCCCCGCACATGGCACGCTGGCGACGACGTGCACGCCGGGGCCGTGGCATATCGCGCGTATGATCGAGGCCGCCGATGCCTTCCCGATGAACCTTGCCTTCGCCGGCAAGGGCAACGCCTCGCTGCCGGGCGCGCTCGTTGAAATGGTGCTCGGCGGCGCCACCTCGCTGAAGCTGCACGAGGACTGGGGAACGACACCGGGAGCGATCGACTGCTGCCTGTCGGTGGCGGACGAATACGACGTTCAGGTGATGATCCACACCGACACGCTAAACGAGAGCGGCTTCGTTGAGGACACGATTGCGGCGATCAAGGGCCGGACCATTCACGCCTTCCATACGGAAGGGGCGGGCGGCGGCCACGCACCGGACATCATCAAGATCTGCGGCCAGCCGAACGTCATTCCGTCCTCGACCAACCCGACGCGGCCCTACACCCAGAACACGCTGGCCGAGCATCTCGACATGCTCATGGTCTGCCACCACCTGTCGCCGTCGATCCCCGAGGACATCGCCTTTGCCGAAAGCCGCATCCGCAAGGAGACGATCGCCGCGGAGGACATTCTCCACGATATCGGCGCCTTCTCGATCATCTCCTCCGACAGCCAGGCCATGGGCCGTGTCGGCGAGGTGGCGATCCGCACCTGGCAGACGGCCGACAAGATGAAGCGCCAGCGCGGCCGGCTGAAGGAGGAGACCGGCGACAATGACAATTTCCGCGTCAAGCGCTATGTCGCCAAATACACGATCAACCCGGCGATCGCCCATGGCCTCAGCCATGAGATCGGTTCGCTCGAAGTCGGCAAGCGCGCCGACCTCGTCATCTGGAACCCTGCCTTTTTCGGCGTGAAGCCGGATATGGTGCTGCTCGGCGGAACGATCGCGGCCGCGCCGATGGGCGACCCGAATGCTTCGATCCCGACGCCACAGCCGGTCCATTACCGGCCGATGTTCGGCGCCTATGGCCGAAGCCGGACCAATTCCTCCGTCACCTTCGTCTCGCAGGCTTCGCTCGACGCCGGCCTCGCGGGAAGGCTCGGCGTCGCCAAGGAGCTCGTCGCCGTCCAGAATACCCGCGGCGGCATCGGCAAGGCCTCGATGATCCACAACGGCCTCACACCGCATGTCGAGGTCGACCCGGAAACCTATGAGGTGCGCGCCGACGGCGTGCTGTTGACGTGCGAGCCGGCGACCGTGCTGCCGATGGCGCAGCGGTATTTCCTGTTCTAG
- a CDS encoding Urease operon accessory protein: MIVGNGEVPEGAAATIDAADLVVRFNDCRSVGRGGARTDIVAVCNTGRPALAMLGGGRWKTSEPVRQAREIWSVRSAAKFVAMRAALAKTHPDLDDFCDDYTAGFEAFARATGRRHRVVPIEAHERLEQDLARFAPPPYVAPSSGLVVIADILSDVASAGDEIVLAGFGHSGWEWHPFAAERRYVDAHAAACRLRRLNPLPSSDLSQGA, encoded by the coding sequence ATGATCGTGGGAAATGGCGAGGTGCCGGAGGGTGCTGCCGCGACGATCGACGCAGCCGACCTGGTAGTCCGCTTCAACGATTGCCGCTCGGTCGGCCGGGGCGGCGCCCGGACCGACATCGTCGCCGTCTGCAACACGGGCCGCCCGGCGCTTGCAATGCTCGGCGGTGGCCGCTGGAAGACGAGCGAGCCGGTGCGCCAGGCACGTGAAATCTGGAGCGTGCGCTCCGCTGCTAAGTTCGTGGCGATGCGGGCAGCGCTCGCCAAGACCCATCCGGACCTCGACGATTTCTGCGACGACTACACCGCCGGCTTCGAGGCCTTCGCGCGTGCGACCGGCCGACGGCACCGGGTCGTCCCGATCGAAGCGCACGAGCGGCTGGAGCAAGATCTCGCCCGTTTCGCGCCGCCGCCTTACGTCGCTCCATCGAGCGGTCTGGTGGTGATCGCCGACATCCTGTCCGACGTCGCTTCCGCCGGCGACGAGATCGTGCTCGCCGGCTTCGGTCACAGCGGCTGGGAGTGGCATCCCTTCGCCGCCGAGCGGCGTTATGTCGATGCGCATGCCGCCGCATGCCGCCTCCGCCGCCTCAATCCATTGCCTTCGTCAGACTTGTCCCAAGGAGCCTGA
- a CDS encoding lysozyme inhibitor LprI family protein, with product MRVAASALGLLFILTTFALAQEQPEVNCQEAVAQMDLNICADREYQAADADLNKIYKQAMTAVQQTDKELGDIDAAYIGAIAALKKAQRAWIGYRDGQCELAGFEARGGSMEPMLVSGCLAELTRKRTAELKELLEAQGN from the coding sequence ATGAGAGTAGCCGCATCCGCCCTTGGCCTGCTTTTCATTCTCACGACCTTTGCGCTCGCTCAGGAACAGCCTGAGGTGAATTGCCAAGAGGCGGTAGCGCAGATGGATTTGAACATTTGCGCCGATCGGGAATACCAGGCCGCGGATGCGGACCTGAACAAGATCTACAAGCAGGCGATGACCGCGGTGCAGCAAACCGACAAGGAGCTCGGTGATATCGACGCGGCTTATATCGGTGCCATCGCGGCATTGAAAAAGGCGCAGCGGGCCTGGATCGGCTACCGCGACGGCCAGTGCGAACTCGCCGGCTTCGAGGCTCGGGGCGGTTCGATGGAGCCCATGCTCGTCTCGGGCTGCCTCGCAGAGCTGACCCGAAAGCGCACCGCCGAACTCAAGGAACTTCTCGAGGCGCAAGGAAACTGA
- a CDS encoding urease subunit beta codes for MIPGEIIAAAGDIELNVGLPTITIEVSNSGDRPVQVGSHYHFAETNAGLIFDRGAARGKRLDIPAGTAVRFEPGQTRQVTLIPLSGKREVFGFRQQVMGKL; via the coding sequence ATGATTCCAGGCGAGATCATCGCAGCCGCGGGCGACATCGAACTCAATGTCGGTCTTCCGACGATCACCATCGAAGTCTCCAATTCCGGCGACCGGCCGGTTCAGGTCGGCAGCCATTATCATTTCGCGGAAACGAACGCCGGCCTGATCTTCGACCGTGGTGCGGCGCGCGGCAAGCGGCTCGATATCCCGGCGGGCACGGCGGTGCGTTTCGAACCGGGGCAGACGCGGCAGGTGACGCTGATCCCGCTTTCCGGCAAGCGCGAGGTTTTCGGGTTCCGTCAACAGGTCATGGGCAAGCTATGA
- a CDS encoding DUF1272 domain-containing protein translates to MLSLRPNCECCDRDLPPESREAVICTFECTFCTDCAEGKLGGTCPNCSGELVRRPVRPAAMLKKYPASSERVLKPQGCAPEKAA, encoded by the coding sequence ATGCTGAGCCTGCGCCCGAACTGCGAATGCTGCGATCGCGACCTGCCGCCCGAAAGCCGGGAGGCCGTGATCTGCACTTTCGAATGCACCTTTTGCACTGATTGCGCCGAGGGGAAGCTCGGCGGGACCTGCCCAAACTGCAGCGGTGAACTGGTCCGCCGTCCCGTCCGGCCGGCGGCGATGCTCAAGAAATATCCGGCTTCGAGCGAGCGCGTGCTGAAGCCGCAAGGCTGCGCGCCGGAAAAGGCCGCGTAA
- a CDS encoding urease subunit gamma: protein MNLTPREKDKLLISMAAMVARRRLERGVKLNHPEAIALITDFVVEGARDGRSVAELMEAGAHVLTRDQVMEGIPEMIHDIQIEATFPDGTKLVTVHEPIR, encoded by the coding sequence ATGAATCTCACTCCGCGCGAAAAAGACAAGCTGTTGATTTCCATGGCGGCAATGGTCGCGCGCCGACGACTGGAGCGAGGCGTCAAGCTCAACCATCCGGAGGCCATCGCCCTCATCACTGATTTCGTCGTCGAGGGTGCGCGCGACGGCCGGTCCGTCGCTGAGTTGATGGAGGCGGGCGCCCATGTGCTGACCCGCGACCAGGTCATGGAAGGCATCCCCGAGATGATCCACGACATCCAGATCGAGGCGACTTTCCCGGATGGGACGAAGCTCGTCACCGTTCACGAACCCATCCGCTAG
- a CDS encoding urease accessory protein UreD, giving the protein MNDAAIIAPQRAWGKGRLVAKSERGRTRIAELYQEGCAKIRLPKTFDASMEAVLINSSGGVTGGDRLEWDFEAGEGTELTLTTQACEKIYKASAGTASIATCISVAAGARVDWLPQETILFDRASLSRSLEVELAPDASFLAVEAVLLGRKAMGEAVHAGLFRDRWRVRSGGRFVHAEDLALADDIAGLAARPATLGGAAAFATLLYAAPDCEAMLSKLRAMLAPVVMAGASHYKVGGCDKLVARVAAVDGFALRKILIPLISHLREDASVPKVWTL; this is encoded by the coding sequence TTGAATGACGCGGCGATCATCGCTCCGCAAAGGGCGTGGGGAAAAGGGCGGCTTGTTGCCAAGTCCGAACGCGGACGCACGCGCATCGCCGAACTCTATCAGGAAGGTTGCGCCAAGATCCGCTTGCCGAAGACCTTCGATGCCTCGATGGAGGCGGTGCTCATCAACTCCTCGGGCGGCGTAACCGGCGGCGACCGGCTCGAATGGGATTTCGAAGCCGGCGAGGGGACCGAGCTCACGCTGACGACGCAGGCCTGCGAGAAGATCTACAAGGCGAGCGCCGGTACGGCCTCAATCGCCACGTGCATATCCGTCGCCGCCGGAGCGCGGGTCGATTGGCTTCCGCAGGAAACGATCCTCTTCGACCGCGCCTCGCTGTCGCGCTCGCTCGAGGTAGAACTGGCGCCCGATGCAAGCTTTCTCGCGGTCGAGGCGGTGCTTCTCGGCCGCAAGGCGATGGGCGAGGCGGTGCATGCCGGGCTGTTTCGCGATCGTTGGCGCGTGCGGAGCGGCGGCAGATTTGTCCATGCCGAGGATCTGGCCCTTGCCGACGACATCGCAGGGCTTGCCGCCCGGCCAGCGACGCTCGGCGGTGCGGCTGCCTTCGCAACCTTGCTTTATGCCGCGCCCGATTGTGAAGCGATGCTTTCGAAGCTGCGTGCAATGCTCGCGCCGGTGGTAATGGCTGGTGCCAGCCACTACAAGGTCGGCGGCTGCGACAAGCTCGTTGCCCGTGTCGCCGCGGTCGATGGATTTGCGCTCAGAAAAATCCTGATCCCGCTCATTTCGCACTTGCGTGAGGACGCATCTGTGCCGAAAGTCTGGACTCTCTGA
- a CDS encoding alpha/beta fold hydrolase, with the protein MTKVQDSATAVSRREMLAGALGAASAAAAFAAARPAAADTAKPSTTEGARTMGSRITTRDGVEIYYKDWGPKDGPVVILSHGWPLSSDSWEAQAFHLANNGFRVVTHDRRGHGRSSQPWDGNDMDHYADDLADLIEQLDLKGIFLAGFSTGGGEITRYIGRHGTSRVAKAGLISAVPPLMVKTDKNPGGLPKEVFDGLQAASLADRSQLYKDIASGPFFGFNRPGAKPSQGMIDSFWLQGMAGGHKNTYDSIVAFSQTDFTEDLKKFDVPTLIIHGDDDQIVPIDAAARASKTLIPHADLKVYPGAPHGITDTHKDQLNKDLLEFARS; encoded by the coding sequence ATGACAAAGGTTCAAGACAGCGCGACCGCCGTTTCCAGAAGGGAGATGCTGGCGGGAGCACTCGGCGCCGCCAGCGCGGCCGCCGCATTCGCAGCCGCCCGGCCAGCCGCAGCGGACACAGCAAAGCCATCAACAACGGAAGGAGCAAGGACCATGGGAAGCAGGATCACCACGCGCGACGGCGTTGAAATCTATTACAAGGACTGGGGTCCGAAGGACGGGCCGGTCGTCATCCTCAGCCACGGCTGGCCGCTCTCGTCCGACAGTTGGGAAGCCCAGGCCTTCCATCTCGCCAATAACGGTTTCCGCGTCGTCACTCATGATCGCCGCGGCCACGGCCGGTCCAGCCAGCCCTGGGACGGCAACGACATGGATCACTATGCCGACGACCTTGCCGACCTGATCGAGCAACTGGACCTGAAAGGTATCTTTCTAGCCGGATTCTCGACCGGCGGCGGCGAGATTACCCGCTATATCGGTCGTCACGGCACCAGCCGCGTTGCCAAGGCCGGGTTGATTTCGGCGGTGCCGCCGCTGATGGTAAAGACCGACAAGAATCCGGGCGGCCTTCCGAAAGAGGTGTTCGATGGCTTGCAGGCGGCGAGCCTCGCCGACCGCTCGCAGCTCTACAAGGACATCGCTTCCGGTCCCTTCTTCGGCTTCAACCGTCCGGGTGCGAAGCCGTCGCAGGGGATGATCGACAGCTTCTGGCTGCAGGGCATGGCGGGGGGCCACAAAAATACCTATGACTCGATCGTCGCCTTCTCGCAGACCGACTTCACCGAGGACCTGAAGAAGTTCGACGTGCCGACGCTCATCATCCATGGAGACGACGACCAGATCGTGCCGATCGACGCCGCCGCCCGGGCCTCGAAGACGCTCATTCCGCACGCGGATCTGAAGGTCTATCCGGGTGCGCCGCATGGCATCACGGACACGCACAAGGATCAGTTGAACAAGGACCTGCTGGAGTTCGCCCGCTCCTAG
- a CDS encoding MarR family winged helix-turn-helix transcriptional regulator, translating into MAKANIPSPEELMKIDNFLCFAIYSANHAFTRVYKPLLDELDLTYPQYLVMVVLWEKDDQTVGSLGDKLFLESSTLTPMLKRLEAMGYISRVRDRADERQVRVRLTETGEALKEKASTVPCGIIEATGMEPAEIGRLKGEIAALRASLLR; encoded by the coding sequence ATGGCGAAGGCAAATATCCCCTCTCCCGAAGAGTTGATGAAAATCGATAATTTCCTGTGCTTTGCAATCTATTCCGCGAACCACGCGTTTACGCGCGTCTACAAGCCACTACTCGACGAGCTGGATCTTACCTATCCACAATATCTCGTAATGGTTGTCCTGTGGGAAAAAGATGATCAAACCGTCGGCAGCCTGGGAGACAAGCTCTTTCTCGAATCGAGCACCCTCACGCCTATGCTGAAGCGCCTGGAGGCCATGGGCTATATTTCGAGAGTCCGCGACCGCGCCGACGAGCGGCAGGTGCGCGTGCGCCTGACCGAAACCGGCGAGGCGCTCAAGGAAAAGGCCAGCACCGTCCCGTGCGGCATCATCGAAGCGACCGGAATGGAGCCCGCGGAGATCGGGCGCCTAAAGGGGGAAATCGCAGCGCTCCGGGCATCGCTGCTGCGGTAG
- a CDS encoding beta-ketoacyl-ACP synthase III: protein MSIVRSSRLAGFGHAVPTRRVENAEIEAKLGLESGWIERRTGIRARRWVEPGETLTGLAAKAGEAALEDAATARGDIALTLLATSTPDHLLPPSAPLLAHRLRLGNSGAIDLAGACSGFLYALTLADGFVRTQGKPVLVVAANILSRRINPAERASAVLFADAAGAVVVAPSHDPQKGVLGIDLASDGSRYDLITIAVGGSSRPFAPDMPAEDVLMTMRDGREVFVRAVEMMTACAARALAAAGIDPAEVGRFVPHQANVRIFDAVCANLGIDPSRTVRTLEEYGNSSAATIPLSLSLAHRAKAFVPGERLLLTGAGAGLTGAAVLLGI, encoded by the coding sequence ATGAGCATCGTCCGGTCATCCCGCCTTGCCGGATTTGGCCACGCCGTGCCGACGCGGCGCGTCGAGAACGCCGAAATCGAAGCGAAACTCGGCCTTGAATCGGGCTGGATCGAACGGCGGACAGGCATCCGGGCACGACGCTGGGTCGAGCCCGGAGAGACGCTGACCGGTCTTGCGGCGAAGGCCGGGGAGGCGGCACTCGAGGATGCGGCTACCGCGCGCGGCGACATCGCCTTGACGCTGCTCGCCACATCAACGCCCGATCACCTGCTGCCGCCCTCGGCACCGTTGCTCGCCCATCGCCTCAGGCTTGGCAATTCCGGTGCGATCGATCTGGCCGGCGCCTGCTCGGGCTTCCTCTACGCGCTGACGCTCGCCGACGGGTTCGTCCGCACGCAGGGCAAGCCGGTCCTTGTCGTTGCCGCCAACATCCTGAGCCGGCGCATCAACCCGGCTGAGCGGGCAAGTGCCGTTCTCTTCGCGGACGCTGCCGGCGCAGTCGTCGTCGCGCCCTCGCACGATCCCCAGAAGGGCGTGCTCGGCATCGACCTCGCGTCTGACGGAAGCCGCTACGATCTGATCACCATTGCCGTCGGCGGCAGCAGCCGGCCCTTTGCGCCGGATATGCCGGCGGAGGACGTGCTGATGACCATGCGCGACGGGCGGGAGGTGTTCGTCCGTGCGGTGGAGATGATGACGGCCTGCGCCGCTCGCGCGCTCGCCGCCGCGGGCATCGACCCCGCGGAGGTCGGCCGCTTCGTGCCGCATCAGGCGAATGTCCGGATCTTCGATGCGGTTTGCGCCAATCTCGGCATCGATCCGTCCAGGACCGTGCGCACCCTCGAGGAGTACGGGAACTCGTCGGCCGCGACGATTCCGCTGTCGCTTTCACTTGCACACAGGGCCAAGGCCTTCGTTCCCGGAGAAAGGCTGTTGCTCACCGGGGCGGGCGCGGGGCTGACCGGAGCGGCCGTGCTACTCGGTATCTAA
- a CDS encoding adenosylmethionine--8-amino-7-oxononanoate transaminase: MSASPVWHPFTQHALEPAMKRIVRTEGAYLIDEEDSHIVDAISSWWVITHGHRHPAIMEAIRRAVESYDQVIFAEYTHAPAEELASGLIEIAPAGLKHVFYSDSGSTAVEVALKMAIGYFHNIGAPRSRISVMEHSYHGDTIGTMSAGERGVFNSAYEPLLFAVDRLPFPEPGREQETLDAFEHFCASGQVAALIVEPLVLGAGGMKIYPAFVLTELKRIAEQHGILLIADEVMTGWGRTGTLFACEQAGIAPDILCTSKGLTGGALPLAATLCTAEIFDAHLSPDRRRTFFHSSSYTANPIACAAAVANLAVWKEEPVGGRIEALAAKQRRHLKRFAADPRFRNVRQAGTIAALDLCVPAGGYLADVGPRLRAFFRQRRLLIRPLGNVIYLIPPYCIADADLDRAYDAIDEAAFAFATGRL; the protein is encoded by the coding sequence ATGAGCGCCTCTCCGGTCTGGCACCCCTTCACCCAGCATGCGCTGGAGCCGGCGATGAAGCGCATCGTCCGCACCGAGGGCGCCTATCTGATCGACGAGGAGGACTCGCACATTGTCGATGCGATCTCGTCCTGGTGGGTGATCACCCACGGCCATCGGCACCCGGCGATCATGGAGGCGATCCGGCGCGCCGTTGAAAGCTACGACCAGGTGATCTTTGCCGAGTACACTCATGCGCCGGCGGAGGAACTGGCGAGCGGCCTGATCGAGATCGCGCCCGCCGGCTTGAAGCACGTCTTTTATTCCGACAGCGGCTCGACCGCCGTGGAGGTAGCGCTGAAGATGGCGATCGGCTATTTCCACAATATCGGCGCGCCGCGTAGCCGCATCTCAGTGATGGAGCACAGCTATCACGGCGACACGATCGGCACGATGTCGGCCGGCGAGCGCGGCGTTTTCAATTCGGCCTACGAGCCGCTTCTTTTCGCCGTCGACCGCCTGCCGTTTCCGGAGCCCGGCCGCGAACAGGAGACGCTCGACGCTTTCGAGCACTTTTGCGCTTCCGGCCAGGTGGCGGCGCTCATCGTCGAGCCGCTGGTTCTCGGGGCCGGCGGGATGAAGATCTATCCGGCCTTCGTGCTGACCGAACTGAAGCGGATCGCCGAACAGCACGGCATTCTGCTGATTGCCGACGAGGTGATGACCGGCTGGGGCCGCACCGGAACTCTCTTTGCCTGCGAGCAGGCGGGGATCGCGCCCGACATCCTGTGCACGTCAAAGGGCTTGACCGGGGGTGCGCTTCCGCTCGCGGCAACCCTTTGCACGGCGGAGATATTCGACGCGCATCTTTCACCGGACCGGCGCCGAACATTCTTTCATTCGAGCTCCTATACCGCCAATCCGATCGCCTGCGCCGCGGCCGTCGCCAATCTCGCTGTGTGGAAGGAGGAGCCGGTCGGCGGGCGCATCGAAGCGCTTGCCGCGAAGCAACGGCGACATCTGAAGCGCTTCGCGGCCGATCCGCGCTTCCGCAATGTACGTCAGGCAGGTACGATCGCCGCGCTCGACCTTTGCGTGCCGGCGGGGGGCTACCTGGCCGATGTCGGGCCGCGGCTCAGGGCTTTCTTCCGCCAGCGCAGGCTGCTCATCCGGCCGCTCGGCAATGTCATCTATCTGATACCGCCCTATTGCATCGCCGATGCGGATCTCGATCGGGCCTATGACGCAATCGACGAGGCTGCGTTTGCCTTCGCGACGGGGCGGCTATGA
- the bioD gene encoding dethiobiotin synthase has product MAVRVVITGTDTGIGKTVFAAALTDALSGHYWKPVQSGLDGETDSEAVQRLGRLEPRRILPEAYRLATPASPHLSAKLDGVTIRPETLLPPPVAAPLVIEGAGGLMVPLTERTVFADVFQRWQIPVVLCARTALGTINHTLLSLEALRARSIPVLGVAFIGDEQADTERTIAELGHVRVLGRLPHLAPLTPDSLRRNFCEGFNMDDFREALA; this is encoded by the coding sequence ATGGCAGTTCGCGTCGTGATCACCGGAACGGATACGGGCATCGGCAAGACCGTCTTTGCCGCCGCGCTCACCGATGCGCTTTCGGGCCATTACTGGAAGCCGGTCCAATCCGGGCTCGACGGCGAAACCGACAGCGAAGCCGTCCAGCGGCTTGGCCGGTTAGAGCCTCGCCGCATCCTGCCGGAGGCCTACAGGCTCGCCACACCCGCCTCGCCGCATCTCTCGGCCAAGCTCGACGGCGTGACGATCCGGCCGGAAACCCTCTTGCCACCCCCGGTCGCGGCGCCGCTCGTCATCGAAGGGGCGGGCGGGCTTATGGTGCCGCTGACGGAGCGGACGGTCTTCGCCGACGTCTTTCAGCGCTGGCAAATTCCCGTCGTCCTCTGCGCCCGCACGGCACTCGGCACGATCAATCACACGCTGCTGTCGCTCGAAGCGCTGCGGGCCCGCTCGATCCCGGTTCTCGGCGTCGCCTTCATCGGCGACGAGCAGGCGGACACGGAAAGGACGATCGCGGAACTGGGTCATGTTCGGGTGCTCGGTCGGCTGCCGCACCTCGCGCCGCTGACGCCGGATAGTCTTCGCCGGAACTTTTGCGAAGGCTTCAATATGGACGATTTCCGCGAGGCGCTGGCATGA
- a CDS encoding 8-amino-7-oxononanoate synthase, which produces MIAVRLGRYEKILAGLERKGRRRALVARAGIDFTSNDYLGLAGSPRLKEAIASALDRDVAVGAGGSRLLRGNHPEHEALEAEAAEFFGSQRVLFFGSGYMANVALFSTLPQRDDIIIHDALIHASAHEGIAASRAQAVAVRHNDVGAFADAIREWRGAGGTGRPWIAVESLYSMDGDRAPLQELAALAEEHDAFLVIDEAHATGVFGPGGRGLSAALEGRENVIVLHTCGKALGVSGALLCASGTLCDYLVNRARGFIYSTAPSPLTAAAVRAALRIAADEPQRRAKFDTLSAFANAALAATTGIEGSGSQILPVMIGDNGRAVKIADRLREEGFDIRAIRPPTVPEGTARLRIAITLNVDRQAIAQMLARLKMAMAEEQ; this is translated from the coding sequence ATGATCGCCGTGCGTCTGGGCCGCTACGAGAAGATCCTGGCAGGACTGGAGCGAAAGGGGCGGCGGCGTGCGCTTGTCGCCCGGGCGGGCATTGATTTCACCTCGAACGACTATCTGGGCCTCGCAGGCTCTCCGCGGCTGAAGGAGGCGATCGCCTCCGCCCTCGACCGGGACGTAGCGGTCGGCGCCGGCGGATCGCGACTGCTGCGTGGCAATCATCCCGAGCATGAGGCGCTGGAGGCGGAGGCGGCCGAGTTCTTCGGTTCGCAACGAGTGCTCTTTTTCGGCAGCGGCTATATGGCCAATGTTGCGCTGTTTTCGACCCTGCCGCAGCGCGACGACATCATCATCCACGACGCGTTGATCCATGCGAGCGCCCATGAGGGCATCGCGGCAAGCCGTGCGCAGGCGGTCGCCGTCCGCCACAATGATGTCGGCGCCTTCGCCGACGCCATTCGGGAATGGCGTGGTGCTGGCGGAACGGGACGCCCGTGGATCGCCGTTGAAAGCCTCTATTCGATGGACGGAGATCGGGCGCCGCTCCAGGAGCTTGCGGCGCTCGCCGAAGAGCATGACGCCTTTCTGGTCATCGACGAGGCGCATGCCACCGGCGTTTTCGGTCCCGGCGGCCGCGGCCTTTCGGCGGCGCTCGAGGGCCGGGAGAACGTGATCGTCCTGCATACCTGCGGCAAGGCGCTCGGCGTCTCCGGCGCGTTGCTCTGCGCCAGCGGAACACTTTGCGACTATCTCGTCAATCGCGCCCGCGGCTTCATCTATTCGACCGCGCCGTCGCCCTTGACAGCAGCCGCGGTTCGCGCGGCCTTGCGGATCGCCGCGGACGAGCCGCAGCGTCGCGCCAAGTTCGACACGCTCAGCGCTTTTGCCAATGCGGCGCTTGCCGCGACAACCGGGATCGAAGGCAGCGGATCGCAGATCCTGCCGGTGATGATCGGCGACAATGGCCGTGCCGTGAAGATCGCCGATCGCCTGCGCGAGGAAGGATTCGACATCCGCGCGATCCGGCCACCAACCGTTCCCGAAGGCACGGCCCGGCTTCGGATCGCGATCACGCTGAACGTCGACAGGCAGGCGATCGCGCAGATGCTGGCTCGGCTGAAGATGGCGATGGCGGAGGAACAATGA